From the Primulina eburnea isolate SZY01 unplaced genomic scaffold, ASM2296580v1 ctg1415_ERROPOS3700000, whole genome shotgun sequence genome, one window contains:
- the LOC140820730 gene encoding uncharacterized protein: MADWGPVIIAVVLFVLLSPGLLFQLPGRGRVVEFGNMQTSGLSILVHTIIFFGLITIFLIAIGVHIYTG, from the coding sequence ATGGCTGACTGGGGACCCGTGATTATAGCGGTGGTGCTGTTCGTGCTGTTGAGTCCGGGTCTGCTCTTCCAGTTACCGGGCCGGGGCCGGGTCGTGGAGTTCGGGAACATGCAGACCAGCGGGTTATCCATTTTAGTCCACACAATCATTTTCTTCGGCCTCATCACCATCTTCCTCATCGCTATCGGCGTCCACATTTACACCGGTTGA
- the LOC140820734 gene encoding nuclear transport factor 2B, producing MDPETLSKAFVEHYYTTFDANRAGLAGLYQDSSMLTFEGQKFQGAQNIVAKLTSLPFQQCQHQITTVDFQPSGPAGGMLVFVSGNLQLAGEQHALKFSQMFHLIPTPQGSFYVLNDIFRLNYA from the exons ATGGATCCAGAAACCTTGTCGAAGGCGTTCGTCGAGCACTATTACACTACATTCGACGCGAATAGGGCAGGGCTAGCGGGCCTTTACCAAGATTCATCGATGCTGACTTTCGAGGGCCAGAAATTCCAGGGTGCTCAGAACATTGTTGCCAAGCTTACCAGTTTGCCCTTCCAGCAGTGCCAGCATCAGATCACCACCGTTGATTTCCAGCCTTCTGGACCCGCCGGCGGGATGCTTGTTTTTGTTTCCGGTAACCTTCAGCTCGCTGGGGAGCAGCATGCGCTCAAATTTAGCCag ATGTTCCATTTGATTCCAACACCTCAAGGCAGCTTCTATGTTTTGAATGACATTTTCCGGCTGAACTATGCGTAG
- the LOC140820728 gene encoding calmodulin-binding transcription activator 4-like produces the protein MNSFFWASTRCDIYHIVREAQTRWLKPAEVYFILNNFEENQLTHQIPQRPASGSLYLFNKRVLKSFRKDGHSWRRRRDQKTIAEAHERLKVGNVEALNCYYAHGEHNHKFQRRSYWILDPEFEHIVLVHYRDTGVGRQSTSSTSQVSPLSSSTFNPQPSSFAAHQPDLSFVISESHERQVNQPSPSSAEINSSDIIRNQGLNQLDITESKDEDYNSLGPELSQALQTIKHQLSLDDDETQKFMSDLGDGYSNYLEEARKILTYLLKYQLTQTIFFCNNFQMDFDGDDFSDEGIGQHHSVSGTEVDIWDDRIDGSKSLLGVESQAPLGGHDAQNSSMMIPLEVEHMDYFAHSPVPDAYGTKSTLSSQDSVRISVQDYLHLSISPKQKFTIQEISPDWCYTSESAKIIIIGSFLCDPSECSWACMFGDIEVPVQIIRDGVIRCHAPFQLQAGKVNICITSANRESCSEVKEFFYRGEPIACKHSNSPETEDGKSSEELLLIARFVQMLLSDQSPKGDVTETDIDLLAKYKTSEGMWNQVINALSVGTSTSSSTLNWLLEELLKDKLGLWLSSRSLKNNQKVCSLSKKEQGIIHVTAGLGYAWALLPILNSGISANFRDSNGWTALHWAARFGREKVVATLIASGASAGVITDPTSQDPTGKTPASIAADRGHMGLAGYLSEMALKDHLSSLILKETELSKGSAALEAETMVHSLSNTSPSSNEDQGPLNDTLAAVRNATQAAALIQSAFRAHSFRKRQQKEDAVAISRAYCDEYGILESDIQGLSAASKRAFCNARDYSSAALSIQKKYRGWKGRKDYLSFRQKVVKIQAHVRGHQARKKYNVSWAVGVLEKVILRWRRRGVGFRGFRIDPETIHECHDDDIVKVFRKKNVEGAIDEAVSTVLSMVESPTARQQYRRILEKYRQAKAELQNGESHTSARHGLSSHLDLSNEEF, from the exons ATGAATTCATTTTTCTGGGCCTCAACCA GATGCGACATCTATCATATTGTTCGGGAAGCTCAAACCCGTTGGCTAAAGCCGGCAGAAGTGTATTTCATACTAAACAATTTTGAGGAGAACCAACTCACTCACCAAATCCCTCAACGACCAGCTA GTGGATCACTGTATTTATTCAATAAGCGAGTACTAAAATCTTTCCGAAAGGATGGTCATAGTTGGCGGAGAAGGAGGGATCAGAAAACTATTGCTGAAGCACATGAGCGGCTAAAG GTTGGAAATGTTGAGGCCCTGAATTGTTATTATGCTCATGGAGAACACAACCATAAATTTCAAAGACGTAGCTATTGGATTTTGGACCC AGAGTTCGAGCACATTGTTCTTGTTCACTACAGAGACACTGGGGTG GGAAGACAGAGTACTTCTTCAACATCTCAAGTGTCTCCATTATCATCTTCTACCTTCAATCCCCAACCCAGCTCATTTGCAGCGCACCAGCCAGACTTGTCTTTTGTCATCAGTGAATCACATGAACGGCAAGTTAATCAACCAAGTCCTAGTTCTGCGGAGATTAATTCAAGTGACATAATCAGGAATCAGGGGCTGAATCAATTGGATATCACAGAGAGTAAAGATGAGGACTACAATTCATTGGGGCCGGAATTAAGTCAAGCATTGCAAACAATTAAGCACCAGTTGAGTTTAGATGATGATGAGACGCAAAAATTTATGTCTGACCTAGGCGACGGGTATTCTAATTATTTGGAAGAAGCTCGGAAAATTTTGACTTATCTGCTCAAATATCAACTGACGCAAACAATCTTCTTTTGCAACAATTTTCAG atggattttgATGGGGATGACTTTTCAGATGAGGGCATTGGACAGCATCATTCAGTCTCTGGGACTGAAGTCGACATTTGGGATGATAGGATTGATGGCTCCAAAAGTTTACTTGGTGTGGAATCACAAGCACCCCTCGGTGGTCATGATGCTCAAAATT CTTCTATGATGATTCCTCTTGAAGTGGAACATATGGACTATTTTGCTCATTCTCCAGTACCTGATGCTTACGGAACCAAATCAACCTTATCTAGCCAAGATAGTGTAAGAATTTCTGTTCAAGATTACCTACATTTGAGTATTTCTCCCAAGCAGAAGTTCACAATCCAAGAGATATCTCCAGATTGGTGTTACACCTCTGAAAGTGCAAAG ATCATCATTATTGGGTCTTTCCTCTGTGACCCGTCTGAGTGCTCTTGGGCTTGTATGTTTGGTGACATTGAAGTTCCAGTTCAGATAATTCGGGACGGTGTCATTCGCTGCCATGCTCCTTTCCAATTGCAGGCTGGAAAAGTCAATATTTGCATCACTTCTGCAAATAGGGAGTCTTGTAGTGAAGTAAAGGAGTTTTTCTATCGTGGCGAGCCCATTGCTTGCAAGCACAGTAATTCACCTGAAACAGAGGACGGCAAGAGCTCAGAAGAGCTCCTGTTGATTGCCAGATTTGTGCAAATGCTACTGTCCGATCAGTCACCAAAAGGAGATGTCACTGAAACAGATATTGATCTGTTGGCCAAATATAAAACTTCTGAAGGCATGTGGAACCAAGTTATCAACGCTCTTTCAGTTGGCACCTCAACATCCTCAAGCACTCTTAATTGGCTTCTGGAAGAACTTCTGAAAGACAAGTTGGGACTGTGGCTTTCATCTAGATCACTGAAGAATAATCAAAAGGTCTGTTCTTTATCAAAGAAAGAACAAGGTATCATTCACGTGACTGCTGGATTGGGCTACGCATGGGCATTATTGCCAATTTTGAATTCTGGAATAAGTGCTAATTTCCGTGATTCGAATGGATGGACAGCTCTTCATTGGGCTGCAAGATTTGGGAG GGAAAAGGTGGTTGCCACTCTCATAGCATCTGGTGCATCAGCTGGAGTCATTACGGATCCTACTTCGCAGGACCCAACTGGTAAGACACCCGCATCAATTGCGGCTGACCGCGGACACATGGGGCTTGCAGGTTATCTTTCCGAAATGGCACTAAAAGATCATCTTTCATCCCTCATATTGAAAGAAACTGAGCTATCTAAGGGGTCGGCTGCCTTGGAAGCAGAAACTATGGTACATAGTTTATCCAACACAAGTCCCTCTTCTAATGAAGATCAGGGTCCTCTGAATGATACCTTAGCTGCAGTTCGTAATGCTACTCAGGCTGCTGCACTTATACAATCTGCATTCCGTGCCCATTCGTTCCGGAAGCGGCAGCAGAAAGAAGATGCAGTTGCCATCTCCAGAGCTTATTGTGATGAATACGGTATATTAGAGAGTGATATTCAGGGACTTTCTGCTGCATCAAAGCGGGCATTCTGCAATGCACGTGATTACAGCTCAGCTGCTTTATCTATTCAGAAGAAATATCGAGGCTGGAAAGGTCGGAAGGACTATCTTTCATTTCGTCAGAAAGTAGTCAAGATACAG GCTCATGTCAGAGGTCATCAAGCTAGGAAAAAATACAATGTTTCCTGGGCAGTTGGTGTTCTGGAGAAGGTTATTCTAAGATGGCGCCGACGAGGGGTTGGTTTCCGAGGATTTCGAATTGACCCCGAAACAATTCATGAATGCCACGATGACGACATCGTTAAAGTGTTCCGCAAGAAGAATGTGGAGGGAGCCATTGACGAAGCTGTCTCTACAGTGCTGTCCATGGTTGAATCTCCAACAGCACGGCAGCAATATCGTCGCATCCTTGAAAAGTATCGCCAAGCTAAG GCTGAGCTACAAAATGGAGAATCCCATACATCTGCTCGTCACGGCTTATCTTCTCACCTTGATCTTTCCAATGAGGAATTCTGA